A window of the Miscanthus floridulus cultivar M001 chromosome 14, ASM1932011v1, whole genome shotgun sequence genome harbors these coding sequences:
- the LOC136504575 gene encoding zinc finger CCCH domain-containing protein 22-like isoform X1 codes for MDAWEATKAVFDRVRALDPDNASKIMGLLLIQDNSDKELIRLAFGPDHLLHAFVAAARADLAAKPASPPSPVLGPLHQPASPWGPTASDHHHQHQSPFAAADHALGYEYDGAAAPADAFFPDDYDCWSPAGATGDRRSFSLSDAEAAAGGAWRPCMYFARGFCKNGSSCRFLHALPEDDDAAAERQMVVMRAKALAAARSQQQQQLMASAFPFSPSPPKGVNLNFLLHHHHQQQQQSEPQSAAAAAAVAMPLQGGDDMHSRFPVRSPRMDRGELMSSPAARQIYLTFPADSTFSEEDVSNYFSMYGPVQDVRIPYQQKRMFGFVTFVYAETVKIILAKGNPHFVCDARVLVKPYKEKGKVPDRFRKLQHPHHGDFAGCTSPTGLLDSRDPFDLQQPQIGPRMMYGNIANHEAFLRRKLEEQQQAAELQQAIELEGRRFMGLHLLDLKSRGHHLGSSPAAMTAMGQGEGGKGNGNAVQLEDVNIRADTPTKMMNSSSLAMSAPAAAAAAVCAADAGGEHEEQQGEEDGDGGGSPKQAVNPGEEEKTESGPVTATPIVACGFQESGVVEHILPDNPFASPTKASTDTAPAAQNGNISNGSPYHVASSLFPPASTIELPPYNSCFFQAPRFSPGHEAIGL; via the exons ATGGACGCCTGGGAGGCCACCAAGGCGGTGTTCGACCGGGTGCGGGCGCTGGACCCGGACAACGCGTCCAAGATCATGGGCCTGCTGCTCATCCAGGACAACAGCGACAAGGAGCTCATCCGCCTCGCCTTCGGCCCCGACCACCTCCTCCACGCCTTCGTCGCCGCCGCGCGCGCCGACCTCGCCGCCAAGCCCGCCTCCCCGCCGTCGCCCGTGCTCGGCCCGCTCCACCAGCCCGCCTCGCCCTGGGGCCCAACAGCCtccgaccaccaccaccagcaccagtcccccttcgccgccgccgaccacgcGCTCGGGTACGAATACGACGGTGCCGCCGCCCCCGCCGACGCGTTCTTCCCCGATGACTACGACTGCTGGTCCCCGGCCGGCGCCACCGGCGACCGCCGCAGCTTCTCGCTCAGCGACGCCgaggccgccgccggcggcgcgtGGAGGCCCTGCATGTACTTCGCGCGCGGGTTCTGCAAGAACGGCTCCTCCTGCCGCTTCCTCCACGCCTTGCCCGAGGACGACGACGCCGCCGCGGAGCGGCAGATGGTCGTCATGCGCGCCAAAGCCCTCGCCGCCGCGCgctcccagcagcagcagcagctcatggcgTCCGCGTTCCCCTTCTCGCCGTCGCCGCCCAAGGGCGTCAACCTCAACTtcctgctccaccatcaccaccagcagcagcagcagagcgagCCCCAAAG CGCGGCGGCTGCGGCCGCGGTGGCCATGCCGCTTCAGGGCGGCGACGACATGCACAGCAGGTTCCCGGTGCGGTCACCCCGGATGGACCGCGGCGAGCTCATGTCCAGCCCCGCCGCGCGGCAGATCTACCTCACCTTCCCGGCCGACTCCACCTTCAGCGAGGAGGACGTCTCCAACTACTTCAG CATGTACGGGCCGGTGCAGGACGTGCGCATCCCGTACCAGCAGAAGCGCATGTTCGGCTTCGTCACCTTCGTCTACGCCGAGACGGTGAAGATCATCCTGGCCAAGGGCAACCCGCACTTCGTGTGCGACGCGCGCGTGCTCGTCAAGCCCTACAAGGAGAAGGGCAAGGTCCCCGACAGGTTCAG GAAGCTGCAGCACCCGCACCACGGCGACTTCGCCGGCTGTACGTCGCCCACCGGATTGCTGGATTCCAGAGACCCCTTCGACCTGCAACAGCCGCAGATTG GACCAAGGATGATGTACGGGAACATTGCCAACCACGAGGCGTTCCTGAGGAGGAAGctcgaggagcagcagcaggcggccGAGCTGCAGCAGGCCATCGAGTTGGAGGGGCGCCGCTTCATGGGGCTGCACCTACTCGACCTCAAGAGCAGGGGTCACCACCTCGGCTCCTCCCCCGCCGCCATGACCGCTATGGGGCAAGGTGAGGGCGGCAAAGGCAATGGCAATGCCGTCCAGCTGGAGGATGTCAACATCCGAG CAGATACTCCTACCAAGATGATGAACAGTAGCAGCCTTGCCATGAGTGCgcctgcagcagcagctgctgctgtgtGTGCAGCCGATGCAGGAGGCGAGCACGAGGAGCAGCAGGGAGAAGAGGACGGGGATGGGGGTGGCAGTCCCAAGCAGGCAGTCAACCCTGGGGAAGAGGAGAAGACGGAATCTGGCCCTGTCACTGCTACGCCCATTGTTGCTTGTGGATTCCAAGAAAG TGGCGTGGTGGAGCACATTTTGCCTGACAACCCCTTTGCATCCCCCACCAAGGCCTCCACTGATACAGCTCCAGCAGCTCAAAATGGGAACATCAGCAATGGCAGCCCTTACCATgtggcttcatccctcttcccACCTGCATCCACCATTGAGCTGCCCCCGTACAACTCCTGCTTCTTTCAGGCGCCCAG GTTTTCTCCTGGGCATGAAGCCATTGGGCTGTGA
- the LOC136504575 gene encoding zinc finger CCCH domain-containing protein 22-like isoform X2, which produces MDAWEATKAVFDRVRALDPDNASKIMGLLLIQDNSDKELIRLAFGPDHLLHAFVAAARADLAAKPASPPSPVLGPLHQPASPWGPTASDHHHQHQSPFAAADHALGYEYDGAAAPADAFFPDDYDCWSPAGATGDRRSFSLSDAEAAAGGAWRPCMYFARGFCKNGSSCRFLHALPEDDDAAAERQMVVMRAKALAAARSQQQQQLMASAFPFSPSPPKGVNLNFLLHHHHQQQQQSEPQSAAAAAAVAMPLQGGDDMHSRFPVRSPRMDRGELMSSPAARQIYLTFPADSTFSEEDVSNYFSMYGPVQDVRIPYQQKRMFGFVTFVYAETVKIILAKGNPHFVCDARVLVKPYKEKGKVPDRFRKLQHPHHGDFAGCTSPTGLLDSRDPFDLQQPQIGPRMMYGNIANHEAFLRRKLEEQQQAAELQQAIELEGRRFMGLHLLDLKSRGHHLGSSPAAMTAMGQGEGGKGNGNAVQLEDVNIRDTPTKMMNSSSLAMSAPAAAAAAVCAADAGGEHEEQQGEEDGDGGGSPKQAVNPGEEEKTESGPVTATPIVACGFQESGVVEHILPDNPFASPTKASTDTAPAAQNGNISNGSPYHVASSLFPPASTIELPPYNSCFFQAPRFSPGHEAIGL; this is translated from the exons ATGGACGCCTGGGAGGCCACCAAGGCGGTGTTCGACCGGGTGCGGGCGCTGGACCCGGACAACGCGTCCAAGATCATGGGCCTGCTGCTCATCCAGGACAACAGCGACAAGGAGCTCATCCGCCTCGCCTTCGGCCCCGACCACCTCCTCCACGCCTTCGTCGCCGCCGCGCGCGCCGACCTCGCCGCCAAGCCCGCCTCCCCGCCGTCGCCCGTGCTCGGCCCGCTCCACCAGCCCGCCTCGCCCTGGGGCCCAACAGCCtccgaccaccaccaccagcaccagtcccccttcgccgccgccgaccacgcGCTCGGGTACGAATACGACGGTGCCGCCGCCCCCGCCGACGCGTTCTTCCCCGATGACTACGACTGCTGGTCCCCGGCCGGCGCCACCGGCGACCGCCGCAGCTTCTCGCTCAGCGACGCCgaggccgccgccggcggcgcgtGGAGGCCCTGCATGTACTTCGCGCGCGGGTTCTGCAAGAACGGCTCCTCCTGCCGCTTCCTCCACGCCTTGCCCGAGGACGACGACGCCGCCGCGGAGCGGCAGATGGTCGTCATGCGCGCCAAAGCCCTCGCCGCCGCGCgctcccagcagcagcagcagctcatggcgTCCGCGTTCCCCTTCTCGCCGTCGCCGCCCAAGGGCGTCAACCTCAACTtcctgctccaccatcaccaccagcagcagcagcagagcgagCCCCAAAG CGCGGCGGCTGCGGCCGCGGTGGCCATGCCGCTTCAGGGCGGCGACGACATGCACAGCAGGTTCCCGGTGCGGTCACCCCGGATGGACCGCGGCGAGCTCATGTCCAGCCCCGCCGCGCGGCAGATCTACCTCACCTTCCCGGCCGACTCCACCTTCAGCGAGGAGGACGTCTCCAACTACTTCAG CATGTACGGGCCGGTGCAGGACGTGCGCATCCCGTACCAGCAGAAGCGCATGTTCGGCTTCGTCACCTTCGTCTACGCCGAGACGGTGAAGATCATCCTGGCCAAGGGCAACCCGCACTTCGTGTGCGACGCGCGCGTGCTCGTCAAGCCCTACAAGGAGAAGGGCAAGGTCCCCGACAGGTTCAG GAAGCTGCAGCACCCGCACCACGGCGACTTCGCCGGCTGTACGTCGCCCACCGGATTGCTGGATTCCAGAGACCCCTTCGACCTGCAACAGCCGCAGATTG GACCAAGGATGATGTACGGGAACATTGCCAACCACGAGGCGTTCCTGAGGAGGAAGctcgaggagcagcagcaggcggccGAGCTGCAGCAGGCCATCGAGTTGGAGGGGCGCCGCTTCATGGGGCTGCACCTACTCGACCTCAAGAGCAGGGGTCACCACCTCGGCTCCTCCCCCGCCGCCATGACCGCTATGGGGCAAGGTGAGGGCGGCAAAGGCAATGGCAATGCCGTCCAGCTGGAGGATGTCAACATCCGAG ATACTCCTACCAAGATGATGAACAGTAGCAGCCTTGCCATGAGTGCgcctgcagcagcagctgctgctgtgtGTGCAGCCGATGCAGGAGGCGAGCACGAGGAGCAGCAGGGAGAAGAGGACGGGGATGGGGGTGGCAGTCCCAAGCAGGCAGTCAACCCTGGGGAAGAGGAGAAGACGGAATCTGGCCCTGTCACTGCTACGCCCATTGTTGCTTGTGGATTCCAAGAAAG TGGCGTGGTGGAGCACATTTTGCCTGACAACCCCTTTGCATCCCCCACCAAGGCCTCCACTGATACAGCTCCAGCAGCTCAAAATGGGAACATCAGCAATGGCAGCCCTTACCATgtggcttcatccctcttcccACCTGCATCCACCATTGAGCTGCCCCCGTACAACTCCTGCTTCTTTCAGGCGCCCAG GTTTTCTCCTGGGCATGAAGCCATTGGGCTGTGA